Genomic DNA from Sphingomonas hankookensis:
CCCAGCGTCGCGGCAAGAAGATCGCCGACCTGCTGGGTCGTGGTGGATCGCAGACCGCCGAGGCTGACGCCGCGGCGATCGTGGAGTAACGAGCGATGGCAACCGTGAAGATCACCCAGACCGGGTCGCCGATCCGCCGGACCAAGGATCAGCGCGCGACGCTGATCGGTCTCGGCCTCAACAAGATGCACAAGACCGTGGAACTGGCCGACACCCCCGA
This window encodes:
- the rpmD gene encoding 50S ribosomal protein L30, which translates into the protein MATVKITQTGSPIRRTKDQRATLIGLGLNKMHKTVELADTPEVRGMIRKVQHMVSVEG